One part of the Macrobrachium nipponense isolate FS-2020 chromosome 38, ASM1510439v2, whole genome shotgun sequence genome encodes these proteins:
- the LOC135209449 gene encoding uncharacterized protein LOC135209449: MTMTPKRKGPEDESQTTFLELLKLSRAEPAKETKGGSNAVTSSGVSTTVITSVGASRSQDIALVGPPDHQYPHHLPGEDLRNYAYEGDGSSSGSLSSTISGLRTELERDEPGRVTAAEFAEVMDLLKNLPEPPKSSILLARLKEKRTSAKEVSDPEDISKVSMGSSRKRELQNTEHCQNSSSSSPPTASSGSFPGPPKEKRNI; the protein is encoded by the exons ATGACGATGACCCCCAAAAGAAAAGGACCCGAGGACGAGTCCCAAACCACCTTCCTCGAGCTGCTCAAACTCTCTCGGGCCGAACCTGCCAAAGAGACCAAAG GAGGTAGTAATGCTGTGACCAGCAGTGGAGTCAGCACTACAGTCATCACTTCCGTTGGAGCCAGTCGTAGTCAAGATATTGCATTGGTTGGACCCCCTGACCATCAGTATCCTCACCACTTACCAGGGGAAGACTTAAGAAATTATGCATATGAAGGCGATGGATCTTCTTCAGGATCTCTTTCTTCTACTATATCTG GTTTAAGAACCGAATTAGAACGCGATGAACCAGGCAGAGTTACAGCTGCCGAATTTGCTGAAGTAATGGACCTTTTGAAGAACCTTCCAGAGCCTCCAAAATCCTCTATCCTTCTCGCCAGACTCAAAGAAAAACGAACTTCAGCGAAGGAAGTCAGCGACCCCGAAGACATATCCAAGGTGTCAATGGGGTCATCAAGGAAGAGGGAGCTTCAGAATACCGAGCACTGTCAAAactcctcttcttcgtctcctcCAACTGCGTCTTCAGGGTCTTTTCCTGGCCCTCCGAAGGAAAAGAGGAATATCTAA